In Oxyura jamaicensis isolate SHBP4307 breed ruddy duck chromosome 6 unlocalized genomic scaffold, BPBGC_Ojam_1.0 oxy6_random_OJ106626, whole genome shotgun sequence, a single window of DNA contains:
- the LOC118157515 gene encoding uncharacterized protein LOC118157515 isoform X1 has protein sequence MARRCNHHRGPRFPETHSSESRYRGDMFGHGQPHGKLQAQVSQGFSLHFHFLPLSTLAGLGGDLPLGIWPASAAACSHSDAARAHKEEAAGITVRARWCTTGPPDPLEEKLSPRRAQPPLLLLSTFTRKIHIQGSAPSPLSSRSWMEVQLLTTTLGGAGQWTPIGDPPNKAIPWLDAGRCAPMGQHAKVVELLRQDHQRRDLQAGSPVASPAWLARGVRTTWSTRAGEQGRGLGVLFVSVALPADNLRGNSE, from the exons ATGGCTAGGCGCTGCAATCACCACCGGGGTCCCCGTTTTCCAGAGACCCACTCAAGTGAGAGCAGATACCGAGGGGACATGTTTGGCCACGGCCAGCCACATGGAAAGCTTCAGGCACAAGTTTCCCAGGgtttttccctgcatttccattttctgcccCTCAGCACCTTGGCCGGGCTCGGCGGTGACTTGCCTCTTGGCATCTGGCCCGCATCGGCCGCCGCTTGCTCCCACAGCGACGCCGCCAGGGCCCATaaagaggaggcagcaggcatCACCGTGCGAGCTCGGTGGTGCACCACGGGGCCACCAGACCCCCTGGAGGAGAAGCTGTCACCCCGGCGGGCTCAGCCACCgctccttctcctttccactTTTACCAGGAAAATCCATATCCAAG gctcagcaccaAGTCCTCTCTCGTCCCGCTCCTGGATGGAGGTCCAGCTCCTAACCACCACCCTGGGGGGGGCAGGACAGTGGACACCCATCGGGGACCCCCCCAACAAGGCGATCCCCTGGCTGGATGCAGGTCGGTGCGCTCCCATGGGACAGCATGCAAAG GTCGTGGAGCTGCTGCGCCAGGACCATCAGCGCCGGGACCTGCAGGCTGGCTCCCCGGTGGCGAGCCCCGCGTGGCTGGCCAGAGGGGTGAGGACAACCTGGAGCACGAGGGctggagagcagggcagggggcttggTGTCCTGTTTGTGTCTGTGGCGCTGCCCGCAGATAATCTCCGAGGGAACTCGGAGTGA
- the LOC118157515 gene encoding uncharacterized protein LOC118157515 isoform X2: MARRCNHHRGPRFPETHSSESRYRGDMFGHGQPHGKLQAQVSQGFSLHFHFLPLSTLAGLGGDLPLGIWPASAAACSHSDAARAHKEEAAGITVRARWCTTGPPDPLEEKLSPRRAQPPLLLLSTFTRKIHIQGSAPSPLSSRSWMEVQLLTTTLGGAGQWTPIGDPPNKAIPWLDAGRGAAAPGPSAPGPAGWLPGGEPRVAGQRGEDNLEHEGWRAGQGAWCPVCVCGAARR, translated from the exons ATGGCTAGGCGCTGCAATCACCACCGGGGTCCCCGTTTTCCAGAGACCCACTCAAGTGAGAGCAGATACCGAGGGGACATGTTTGGCCACGGCCAGCCACATGGAAAGCTTCAGGCACAAGTTTCCCAGGgtttttccctgcatttccattttctgcccCTCAGCACCTTGGCCGGGCTCGGCGGTGACTTGCCTCTTGGCATCTGGCCCGCATCGGCCGCCGCTTGCTCCCACAGCGACGCCGCCAGGGCCCATaaagaggaggcagcaggcatCACCGTGCGAGCTCGGTGGTGCACCACGGGGCCACCAGACCCCCTGGAGGAGAAGCTGTCACCCCGGCGGGCTCAGCCACCgctccttctcctttccactTTTACCAGGAAAATCCATATCCAAG gctcagcaccaAGTCCTCTCTCGTCCCGCTCCTGGATGGAGGTCCAGCTCCTAACCACCACCCTGGGGGGGGCAGGACAGTGGACACCCATCGGGGACCCCCCCAACAAGGCGATCCCCTGGCTGGATGCAG GTCGTGGAGCTGCTGCGCCAGGACCATCAGCGCCGGGACCTGCAGGCTGGCTCCCCGGTGGCGAGCCCCGCGTGGCTGGCCAGAGGGGTGAGGACAACCTGGAGCACGAGGGctggagagcagggcagggggcttggTGTCCTGTTTGTGTCTGTGGCGCTGCCCGCAGATAA
- the LOC118157513 gene encoding microsomal triglyceride transfer protein-like — translation MRPPSQPFLPQLPEPTMAPQAFWGSISLLCCSFLSTVKGDPQALSFPPGRQHQYRYALAVRLDPVAEPSPGGGWLQAEALLGVRRLWRDPGGEELLRVQIQDLKARQQPEEAKGQAGAGGPPAEIVLSPEAQAELQQPIFISWSSGKVKALYGDEAEGALISNLKRGIVSLLQLQPHAGTTVEEDASGSCRVTYTVSNHSITKTKDLLSCTKPKVGFTSVNKIFGVQWQPTSRSQYVVKDSVLQSVLAEESHLVALALRSTTGVKISSRQQLELVSSSPAPEEEARRSLEDALAGTDGQHQPLGTASLPFRRGCTHCPSLVAYLKTFDGQSAQGDLSQAAAAWRFQRFLQMLRGAKRRDVLQLLKRAPEEMLPFVVEAAVAAQSVASLAALSDFLDFSKDPKSLLETFLYAAAFSPRPSKELLRLVLDKLDGKQLAPEVRETGAVALGSLVGKLCRQRLRGLQEVERGVEAVLAGLRSAKEEPEAVIHLLALGNAVLPETIPILLEHAEEGPTAISAAAISALRRFPARHISSEVKRAMRRIFHEKRKSYEKTCRLAAAEILLDSQPLPMDVINILLATGEMETETATFLLRKVQSSLRAEHHPARKIMKDIMGDPQINNYNHFSKAGTSSSFLGPLTATEDLLSTFGLDLLFLEGGFLRKSVSDFSLLSHHRQLRAAQVTIEAQGMESMLGESVLEGEEETELKAGMSAVFFDVQLRPIVFFQGYADLMAKVLLSSGEPTSVVKGNLLLMDHHQVIPLQSGLQVVVKVLGGLGLDISANMDVNIWEQELRTSINTRGSLAIDFQAELDAPFLQTTVRSQTEAESSIHFDTFLRFSSSPVLMCLQLREEQVPYREIFTVSRSAGNQSSTSRKGRRGAVPSRELALHLDNSRACSLLLAAEKEA, via the exons ATGCggcccccctcccagcccttccttccccagctcccagagCCCACCATGGCTCCGCAGGCGTTTTGGGGCTCCATCTCCCTGctttgctgctccttcctgAGCACGGTGAAAG GGGACCCGCAGGCGCTCTCCTTCCCGCCGGGCAGGCAGCACCAGTACCGCTACGCCCTGGCCGTGCGGCTGGACCCCGTGGCCGAGCCGTCCCCCGGGGGAGGCTGGCTGCAGGCGGAGGCGCTGCTCGGGGTGCGCCGGCTCTGGAGGGACCCAGGCGGGGAGGAGCTGCTCCGGGTACAG ATCCAGGACCTGAAAGCCCGACAGCAGCCAGAAGAGGCGAAGGGgcaggctggtgctggaggtCCCCCCGCGGAGATCGTGCTGAGCCCGGAGGCAcaggcagagctccagcagcCGATTTTCATCTCCTGGAGCAGCGGCAAG GTCAAAGCCCTCTATGGGGACGAAGCAGAAGGCGCCCTGATCTCCAACCTGAAGCGAGGCATCGTCAgtctgctccagctgcagccccacgcCGGCACCACTGTTGAG gaGGACGCCTCTGGAAGCTGCCGGGTCACGTACACCGTGTCCAACCACTCCATCACAAAGACAAAAGATCTCCTCAGCTGCACGAAGCCAAAAGTGGGATTCACCTCTGTGAACAAG atttttggaGTCCAGTGGCAGCCCACCAGCAGAAGCCAGTACGTGGTGAAAGACAGCGTGCTCCAGTCGGTGCTGGCAGAGGAAAGCCACTTGGTGGCCCTAGCCCTGAGGTCCACCACCGGTGTCAAAATCAGCTCGAG GCAGCAGCTCGAGCTGGTGTCCTCATCTCCTGCCCCAGAAGAAGAAGCCAGAAGGAGCCTTGAGGACGCGCTGGCTGGCACGGAtggccagcaccagcccctggggacgGCCAGCCTGCCCTTCAGGAGGGGCTGCACCCACTGCCCCTCG CTGGTCGCCTACCTGAAGACCTTTGATGGCCAGAGTGCCCAGGGGGACCTCTCGCAGGCGGCGGCCGCGTGGCGGTTCCAGAGGTTCCTCCAGATGCTGCGCGGCGCCAAGAGGAGagatgtgctgcagctgctgaagaggGCTCCCGAGGAGATGCT cccctTCGTCGTGGAGGCAGCGGTGGCCGCGCAGTCGGTGGCATCCTTGGCAGCTCTCTCGGATttccttgacttcagcaaggacCCCAAGTCCCTGCTGGAGACGTTTCTCTATGCAGCAGCTTTCTCACCCCGGCCTTCAAAAGAGCTCCTCCGCTTGGTGCTG GACAAGCTGGATGGGAAGCAGCTGGCCCCCGAGGTGCGGGAGACGGGGGCGGTcgctctgggctccctggtgGGCAAGCTGTGCCGGCAGCGGCTGCGCGGGCTGCAG GAGGTGGAGCGTGGCGTTGAAGCCGTCCTCGCAGGGCTGAGGAGTGCCAAGGAGGAGCCCGAGGCGGTGATCCacctgctggccctggggaACGCGGTGCTGCCCGAGACCATCCCCATCCTCCTGGAGCACGCAGAGGAAGGTCCCACCGCCATCTCTGCTGCGGCCATCTCTGCCCTGCGGAGATTCCCTGCTCGGCACATCTCCAGCGAG GTGAAGAGGGCGATGAGGAGGATTTTCCatgagaagaggaagagctACGAGAAAACGTGCCGCCTGGCCGCTGCAGAAATCCTCCTGGACAGCCAGCCCTTGCCCATGGATGTCATCAACATCCTGCTGGCCACGGGGGAGATGGAAACAGAAACAGCGACGTTCCTGCTGCGCAAGGTCCAGAGCAGCCTGCGTGCTGAGCACCACCCAGCGAG GAAGATAATGAAGGACATCATGGGAGACCCCCAGATAAACAACTACAACCACTTCTCGAAAGCTggcacctcctcctccttcttggGACCTCTGACAG CCACCGAGGACCTGCTCTCCACTTTTGGGCTGGATCTGCTGTTTTTGGAGGGCGGGTTCCTGAGAAAGAGCGTCTCCGACTTCTCGCTGCTCAGCCACCACAGGCAGCTCCGTGCGGCTCAG gtCACTATCGAAGCCCAAGGGATGGAATCTATGCTGGGAGAGAGCGTcctggaaggggaagaggagacagAGCTCAAGGCCGGGATGTCTGCCGTCTTCTTCGACGTTCAGCTGCGGCCGATTGTCTTCTTCCAGGGGTACGCAGACTTAATGGCCAAGGTTCTGCTAAGCAGCGGAGAGCCCACAAGCGTGGTCAAAGGGAACCTCCTGCTGATGGACCATCACCAG gtCATTCCCCTACAGTCCGGCCTCCAAGTGGTGGTCAAAGTCCTGGGCGGGCTCGGGCTCGACATTTCGGCCAACATGGACGTGAACATttgggagcaggagctgaggacCAGCATCAACACCAG ggGAAGCCTCGCCATCGATTTCCAGGCAGAACTAGATGCCCCTTTCCTTCAAACCACCGTGAGAAGCCAGACGGAGGCGGAGTCCTCCATCCACTTCGACACCTTCCTGAGGTTTTCCAGCAGCCCGGTGCTCATGTGCCTGCAGCTGAGAGAGGAGCAGGTCCCATACAG AGAGATCTTCACAGTCTCCAGATCTGCTGGGAACCAGAGCAGCACCTCTCGGAAGGGCAGGCGGGGCGCCGTGCCCAGCCGGGAGCTGGCCTTGCACCTGGACAACTCCAGGGCgtgcagcctcctgctggcAGCGGAGAAGGAGGCGTAG